A region of Streptomyces cinnamoneus DNA encodes the following proteins:
- a CDS encoding NAD(P)-binding domain-containing protein: MSVLGLGRMGAALAGAFLAAGHRTTVWNRTAGTADTLVEKGAVKAGSAAEAVAASPVTVVCLASYEAVLEVLDPLAGELAGRSLVNLTSGSPPHARERAAWARRYAAEYLDGVVMTTSSSVGNGDHLVLYSGSRAAFDDHRDVLAALAEPVHLGTDAALASVYDTALLGLMCSTLTGWLHGVALVGADGPGGNETATAYTDVATRWMRSVGGLMTAYARQIDAGRYPGGDLTLDLHRSTTDLLVHASELRGVETGLPRLLRDLTGRATAAGHGDDSYARLIEFMRTDDQG, translated from the coding sequence GTGAGCGTGCTCGGTCTCGGGCGGATGGGCGCGGCACTGGCCGGGGCGTTCCTGGCGGCCGGCCACCGGACCACCGTCTGGAACCGCACGGCGGGCACGGCGGACACCCTGGTGGAGAAGGGCGCGGTGAAGGCCGGCTCGGCCGCCGAAGCCGTCGCCGCGAGCCCCGTCACCGTCGTGTGCCTGGCGTCGTACGAGGCCGTCCTCGAGGTCCTCGACCCGCTGGCCGGCGAACTCGCCGGCCGCAGCCTGGTCAACCTCACCTCGGGCTCCCCGCCGCACGCGCGGGAGAGGGCCGCCTGGGCGCGGCGGTACGCCGCCGAGTACCTCGACGGCGTGGTCATGACGACGTCGTCCAGCGTGGGGAACGGGGACCACCTGGTGCTGTACAGCGGTTCGCGCGCCGCCTTCGACGACCACCGCGACGTGCTCGCCGCCCTGGCCGAGCCGGTGCACCTGGGCACCGACGCCGCCCTGGCGTCCGTGTACGACACGGCGCTGCTCGGCCTGATGTGCTCCACGCTGACCGGCTGGCTGCACGGCGTGGCGCTCGTCGGCGCCGACGGCCCCGGGGGGAACGAGACGGCGACCGCGTACACCGACGTGGCCACGCGGTGGATGCGGAGCGTCGGCGGCCTGATGACCGCCTACGCCCGCCAGATCGACGCGGGGCGGTACCCGGGCGGGGACCTGACGTTGGACCTGCACCGCTCGACGACGGACCTCCTTGTCCACGCGAGCGAGCTGCGAGGCGTGGAGACCGGGCTGCCCCGGCTGTTGCGGGACCTGACCGGGCGGGCGACGGCGGCCGGACACGGCGATGACAGCTACGCCCGTCTGATCGAGTTCATGCGGACGGACGACCAGGGGTGA
- a CDS encoding M1 family metallopeptidase, with amino-acid sequence MRARGRFRCSRRGLLTAAAALPLTAAAGALAGDEAPRPPDGRRYFPRHGSYGHRTVSYDLRLDYDPGRAWLEGHARVQAVALEPAREVELDLARLKVRSAHFDGRPVEVRRRSGKLVLRAPRPLAGEQPFVLDIRYAGRPAPVASPFGGVGWDRTGDAHDGTLVASQPVGAPSWFPCNDRPDDKAAYTFAVTVPRGHHALANGTLLRRVSEGDRVRWTYHHPGPMATYLAAVYTGRFTHEERDGVRNAYPAHLADRARHDLARQPEMLRAFAGLFGPYPFDSYGAVVVDAELGAPVENQTLSVFGSNHIDGRRGWETLVAHEIAHQWYGNSVTLADWQHIWLNEGFATYAEWLWSEHLGEDDAHALARQAWHGLSAGRQNLRIADPGSGHLFDDRVYVRGACTLHALRTAVGDDRFFTVLRTWHAAHRGGNADTCAFLAHAERVTGRELGPLLRPWLFEKRLPDLPDRDPDG; translated from the coding sequence ATGAGGGCCCGCGGCCGGTTCCGTTGCAGCCGCCGCGGCCTGCTCACGGCCGCGGCGGCCCTCCCGCTGACCGCGGCCGCCGGGGCCCTCGCCGGCGACGAGGCCCCGCGCCCGCCCGACGGACGCCGCTACTTCCCCCGGCACGGCTCGTACGGGCACCGGACCGTCTCCTACGACCTGCGGCTCGACTACGACCCCGGGCGGGCCTGGCTGGAGGGGCACGCCCGCGTCCAGGCCGTGGCGCTGGAACCCGCGCGCGAGGTCGAACTCGACCTGGCGCGCCTGAAGGTGCGCTCCGCTCACTTCGACGGCCGGCCCGTGGAGGTGCGTCGCCGCAGTGGCAAGCTGGTGCTCAGGGCCCCGCGCCCGCTCGCCGGGGAGCAGCCCTTCGTCCTCGACATCCGTTACGCGGGCCGGCCCGCACCGGTCGCCTCGCCGTTCGGCGGCGTCGGCTGGGACCGCACGGGGGACGCGCACGACGGCACGCTCGTCGCCTCCCAGCCGGTGGGCGCCCCGTCGTGGTTCCCCTGCAACGACCGTCCCGACGACAAGGCCGCCTACACCTTCGCCGTCACCGTGCCGCGGGGGCACCACGCGCTGGCCAACGGCACACTCCTGCGGCGCGTGTCCGAGGGTGACCGGGTGCGCTGGACCTACCACCACCCGGGGCCGATGGCCACCTACCTCGCGGCCGTCTACACCGGCCGGTTCACCCACGAGGAGCGGGACGGGGTGCGCAACGCCTACCCCGCGCACCTGGCGGACCGGGCCCGCCACGACCTGGCGCGCCAGCCGGAGATGCTGCGCGCCTTCGCCGGACTGTTCGGGCCGTACCCGTTCGATTCGTACGGCGCGGTCGTCGTCGACGCCGAACTGGGGGCGCCGGTGGAGAACCAGACGCTGTCCGTCTTCGGCAGCAACCACATCGACGGGCGGCGCGGCTGGGAGACGCTCGTGGCCCACGAGATCGCCCACCAGTGGTACGGCAACAGCGTCACCCTCGCCGACTGGCAGCACATCTGGCTGAACGAGGGGTTCGCGACCTACGCCGAATGGCTGTGGTCCGAGCACCTGGGCGAGGACGACGCCCACGCGCTGGCCCGGCAGGCGTGGCACGGCCTGTCCGCCGGCAGGCAGAACCTGCGCATCGCCGACCCCGGCAGCGGTCACCTCTTCGACGACCGCGTCTACGTGCGCGGCGCGTGCACCCTGCACGCCTTGCGGACGGCGGTGGGCGACGACCGCTTCTTCACGGTGCTGCGCACCTGGCACGCGGCCCATCGGGGTGGCAACGCGGACACGTGCGCGTTCCTCGCGCACGCCGAGCGGGTGACGGGACGTGAGCTCGGGCCGTTGCTGCGTCCCTGGCTCTTCGAGAAGCGGCTGCCGGACCTGCCGGACCGCGACCCCGACGGCTGA
- a CDS encoding CAP domain-containing protein, translating to MSELVAGGNRALPAGALSIRVPGPFDLSVLITGAEGRASGDEDFVFFNQPSAPGARLDGDTVTVDPARLRPGAARVTLVLSPADARTPLASLPAPVMTVTGREGRVLARFSPPRPTSETVLLLAELYRRDAGWKVRALGQGYAEGLAGVARDFGIEVQDDADASPAPPPLPARAPGPAPGSDVDGFLGLVNAERSRAGVRPMTVDARLVAAAHAHAVDMAAHGRLSVDGPAGVSLFQRVTGAGYAYVLLTEHLVSGPRTAAEFVDYCLAGRDRRGPFTDGALTHVGPGRAVDRGSGQTYWTVLWAQPYSVAGVEWAVAEVLALTNAERAAAALPPLTADRRLAVAAQAHSADMVGRDFYAHTTPEGREPWDRARSAGAPHRAIGENIACGQRTPAEVVRGWMNSPGHRANILTPGFTHLGVGYATGGRAGTYWTQVFGGSG from the coding sequence ATGAGTGAGCTGGTGGCCGGTGGGAACCGGGCGCTGCCCGCGGGCGCGCTGTCGATCCGGGTGCCCGGTCCGTTCGACCTGTCGGTGCTCATCACCGGCGCGGAGGGCAGGGCGTCGGGAGACGAGGACTTCGTGTTCTTCAACCAGCCGTCGGCGCCCGGCGCGCGGCTGGACGGGGACACCGTCACCGTCGACCCGGCACGGCTGCGCCCCGGTGCCGCCCGCGTCACGCTGGTCCTCAGCCCGGCCGACGCCCGTACGCCGCTGGCGTCGCTGCCCGCACCGGTCATGACTGTCACCGGCCGGGAAGGCCGGGTGCTGGCCCGGTTCAGCCCGCCGCGGCCCACCAGCGAGACCGTCCTGCTGCTCGCCGAGCTCTACCGGCGCGACGCCGGCTGGAAGGTACGGGCCCTGGGGCAGGGGTACGCGGAGGGACTGGCCGGGGTGGCCCGCGACTTCGGCATCGAGGTCCAGGACGACGCGGACGCGTCCCCGGCGCCGCCTCCGCTCCCCGCGCGGGCCCCCGGCCCGGCACCGGGGAGCGACGTCGACGGCTTCCTGGGCCTGGTCAACGCCGAGCGGTCACGGGCGGGCGTACGGCCGATGACGGTGGACGCGCGGCTGGTGGCCGCCGCCCACGCCCATGCCGTGGACATGGCCGCGCACGGCCGTCTCTCCGTCGACGGCCCCGCGGGCGTCTCGCTCTTCCAGCGCGTGACCGGCGCCGGCTACGCCTACGTCCTCCTGACCGAGCACCTGGTCTCGGGGCCGCGCACGGCGGCGGAGTTCGTCGACTACTGCCTGGCGGGCCGGGACCGCCGGGGCCCGTTCACCGACGGGGCGCTGACGCACGTCGGACCGGGCCGCGCGGTGGACCGCGGGTCCGGGCAGACGTACTGGACGGTGCTGTGGGCCCAGCCGTACTCGGTGGCCGGCGTCGAGTGGGCGGTGGCGGAGGTCCTCGCCCTCACCAACGCGGAACGCGCCGCGGCGGCCTTGCCCCCGCTGACCGCCGACCGGCGTCTGGCCGTGGCCGCGCAGGCGCACAGCGCCGACATGGTGGGCCGCGACTTCTACGCCCACACCACCCCCGAAGGGCGCGAGCCCTGGGACCGCGCGCGGTCCGCGGGCGCTCCGCACCGGGCGATCGGTGAGAACATCGCCTGCGGTCAGCGCACGCCGGCCGAGGTCGTCCGGGGCTGGATGAACAGCCCCGGCCACCGCGCCAACATCCTCACGCCGGGCTTCACCCACCTGGGCGTGGGCTACGCCACGGGGGGCCGCGCCGGCACGTACTGGACCCAGGTCTTCGGCGGGTCCGGCTGA
- a CDS encoding cytochrome P450, with the protein MLSSESVAATFLSHGSADLHPVMKSLRDEAPVFFSEDLHMWIVSRYDDVTEILKNAELFPASTRSIIMSSYPPEVREVLASTSTFTAPNMGFDGSPAHERLRKPVVPYFSAKGARLLEPRIEEIAGLRAEEVPAEPPVDLVQAYARPLANSVVIALAGFPAEDHDRILRYHRAVNEFFFGRPPAHLQLDYAHDLLEWEQYLSALLAARRRDPRDDLISLLTRKVARGEADYTEQELISFLSFDVVTAGFRPTSFALVTLFDELLEDPRRWQSLREDPGCFDGLFSEALRRSGPALGVFRMTAADTEVGGVPVPAGSVLWVMTASANRDERRFPEPDAFDPHRPRMAGSLHFSQGLHYCLGANLARIVARAGVSALMRRHPRLRLVPGQERVYEPSINVVAPARLLVEW; encoded by the coding sequence TTGCTCTCGTCCGAGTCGGTGGCGGCCACCTTCCTCTCGCACGGTTCGGCCGACCTGCACCCGGTGATGAAGAGCCTCCGGGACGAGGCGCCGGTTTTCTTCAGCGAGGACCTGCACATGTGGATCGTGTCCCGCTACGACGACGTGACGGAGATCCTCAAGAACGCGGAGCTCTTCCCCGCCTCGACCCGGTCCATCATCATGTCGAGCTACCCGCCGGAAGTCCGCGAGGTCCTCGCGAGCACCAGCACGTTCACCGCGCCCAACATGGGCTTCGACGGGTCCCCGGCGCACGAGCGGCTGCGCAAGCCGGTCGTGCCGTACTTCTCGGCGAAGGGCGCCCGGCTCCTGGAGCCCCGGATCGAGGAGATAGCCGGCCTGCGGGCGGAGGAGGTGCCGGCCGAGCCGCCCGTCGACCTCGTGCAGGCGTACGCCCGTCCGCTGGCGAACAGCGTCGTCATCGCCCTGGCCGGGTTCCCCGCCGAGGACCACGACCGCATCCTGCGCTACCACCGCGCGGTCAACGAGTTCTTCTTCGGCCGGCCTCCCGCGCACCTCCAACTCGACTACGCCCACGACCTGCTGGAATGGGAGCAGTACCTGTCCGCTCTCCTCGCCGCGCGGCGCCGGGACCCCCGGGACGACCTGATCAGCCTGCTCACCCGCAAGGTGGCCCGGGGCGAGGCCGACTACACCGAGCAGGAGCTGATCAGCTTCCTCAGCTTCGACGTCGTCACCGCCGGTTTCCGCCCGACCAGTTTCGCCCTGGTCACCCTGTTCGACGAACTGCTGGAGGATCCGCGCCGCTGGCAGTCGCTGCGGGAGGACCCCGGCTGCTTCGACGGTCTGTTCAGTGAGGCGCTCCGCCGCTCGGGGCCGGCCCTGGGGGTGTTCCGGATGACCGCGGCCGACACCGAGGTGGGTGGCGTGCCCGTCCCGGCGGGCTCGGTCCTGTGGGTCATGACGGCCTCGGCGAACCGCGACGAAAGGCGCTTCCCCGAGCCCGACGCCTTCGATCCGCACCGCCCGCGGATGGCCGGCAGCCTGCACTTCTCCCAAGGGCTGCACTACTGCCTGGGAGCCAACCTGGCCCGGATCGTGGCGCGAGCCGGCGTCAGCGCGCTCATGCGGCGCCACCCCCGCCTGCGTCTGGTCCCCGGCCAGGAGCGGGTGTACGAGCCGAGCATCAACGTCGTGGCCCCGGCCCGGCTGCTGGTCGAGTGGTGA
- a CDS encoding Pls/PosA family non-ribosomal peptide synthetase — MASPLPGLLPAPPEPHTGRARYRSAPPPPPRTLLDVLDATAAAHPEALALDTGAERFTYRALAAEVASRAERLRRAGAGPGDRVGVRIPSGTAELYLSVLAVLRCGAAYVPVDADDPDERAATVFREAGVCAVLGAGGALAPGTAAPSGGAGRPPVPDDDAWIIFTSGSTGAPKGVAVSHRAAAAFADAEAGLFLRDAPLRPGDRVLAGLSVAFDASCEEMWLAWRHGACLVPAPRSLVRAGHELGPWLVERGITVVSTVPTLAALWPVECLEGVRLLIVGGEACPAELVDRFAVPGREMWNTYGPTETTVVACAARLHPGQPVRIGLPLTGWELAVVDEAGELVAHGAEGELVVAGVGVARYLDPVKDAERYRACVALDTDRAYRTGDLVRADPEGLVFAGRADDQIKIGGRRLELGEIDAALSALPGVLGAAAAVRTTPAGGRLLAGYVVPGPEYDREHARRLLTERLPAALVPVLAEVDDLPTRTSGKVDRDALPWPLSAARPDEDDAEPLHGTAARLARLWEELLGTRPTAGSDFVALGGTSLAAARMASALREHHPGVSVAALYRHPVLRDMAAHLDSLTPQAEVRRAVRPLRRRTGAAQILVQTALFGVAGLRGLVGLAAADNVLGLLTPRAWAPHTSWWLVLTGWLVLLSAPSRFLLGAAAARLLTRGVAPGSYPRGGRVHLRLWAAERTVASFGVPALLGTPWATWYARSLGCVTGRNVSLHAMPPVTGLAEFGAGSAVEPEADISGWWLDGSTLHVGAVQIGANARVGHRSMLMPGASLGPGAELAAGGCLDGHVPAGRTWAGSPARPAATGSAPAFVPAQAARHTPVPGAPRREREGGGRARSPHRHSRRWNPAYALSLAVLPLLPLVAAAPALAGTYYLVKDCTTLTSAALWLLAAVPPFAFATTVCWVLLVALVVRALGRGITPGDHPVDGGVAWRVWLVTRLLDGSRTSLFPLYASLATPVWLRMLGARVGRRTEISTVLPLPSLLTVEDGAFLADDTLVAPFELKAGRMRLGRVRIGRRAFVGNSGIVGPGRTVPDDGLVGVLSDAPEHGEPGGSWLGRPAMPLPRVASAVDAGRTFEPPRRLVLARAAVEVCRVLPLMCALALAEAVLLGEQGALDTGGPGFAALVGAPLLLTAGVAAALTATAAKWVLVGRFKVGEHPLWSSFVWRNELYDTFVETLAVPWLAGPFTGTPVLNWWLRSLGARIGRGVWCDTHWLPETDLVTLGDGATVNRGCVLQTHLFHDRIMRMDTVHLAAGASLGPHGIVLPGTTVGEHAAIDPASLVMRGESVPAGTHWAGNPIAGAAPVGAGQCGA; from the coding sequence ATGGCATCCCCCCTCCCCGGACTCCTGCCGGCACCACCGGAGCCCCACACGGGGCGGGCGCGCTACCGCAGCGCCCCTCCCCCGCCGCCGCGCACCCTGCTCGACGTGCTCGACGCCACCGCCGCCGCGCATCCCGAGGCCCTCGCCCTCGACACCGGGGCGGAACGGTTCACCTACCGGGCGTTGGCCGCCGAAGTCGCCTCCCGGGCGGAGCGGCTCCGCCGGGCCGGCGCGGGGCCGGGTGACCGGGTGGGGGTGCGGATCCCCTCCGGCACCGCCGAGCTGTACCTGTCGGTGCTCGCCGTGCTGCGGTGCGGCGCCGCCTACGTGCCCGTCGACGCCGACGACCCCGACGAGCGCGCCGCCACGGTCTTCCGCGAGGCCGGCGTCTGCGCCGTCCTCGGTGCCGGCGGCGCGCTCGCGCCCGGCACCGCCGCCCCGTCGGGCGGCGCGGGGCGGCCGCCGGTCCCGGACGACGACGCCTGGATCATCTTCACCTCCGGCTCCACCGGCGCCCCCAAGGGCGTCGCCGTCAGCCACCGCGCCGCCGCGGCCTTCGCCGACGCGGAGGCCGGCCTCTTCCTGCGGGACGCGCCCCTGCGCCCGGGCGACCGCGTGCTGGCCGGCCTCTCCGTGGCCTTCGACGCCTCATGCGAGGAGATGTGGCTCGCCTGGCGGCACGGGGCCTGCCTCGTGCCCGCCCCGCGTTCACTCGTGCGCGCCGGCCACGAACTGGGGCCCTGGCTCGTCGAACGCGGCATCACCGTCGTCTCCACCGTGCCCACGCTGGCTGCGCTGTGGCCGGTGGAGTGCCTGGAGGGAGTGCGGCTGCTCATCGTCGGCGGCGAGGCGTGTCCCGCCGAACTCGTCGACCGCTTCGCCGTGCCCGGCCGGGAGATGTGGAACACCTACGGTCCCACCGAGACCACCGTCGTCGCGTGCGCGGCCCGGCTGCACCCCGGCCAGCCCGTGCGCATCGGACTGCCCCTGACCGGCTGGGAGCTGGCCGTCGTCGACGAGGCGGGGGAGCTCGTCGCCCACGGGGCCGAGGGCGAGCTGGTCGTCGCCGGCGTCGGGGTGGCCCGCTACCTCGACCCCGTCAAGGACGCCGAGCGCTACCGTGCCTGTGTGGCTCTCGACACCGACCGCGCCTACCGCACCGGTGACCTGGTGCGGGCCGACCCCGAGGGGCTGGTCTTCGCCGGGCGCGCGGACGACCAGATCAAGATCGGTGGGCGCCGGCTCGAACTCGGGGAGATCGACGCGGCGTTGAGCGCCCTGCCGGGCGTGCTGGGCGCCGCCGCGGCCGTACGCACCACGCCGGCCGGCGGCCGGCTGCTGGCCGGCTATGTGGTGCCGGGTCCGGAGTACGACCGGGAACACGCCAGACGGCTGCTGACCGAGCGGCTGCCCGCGGCCCTGGTCCCCGTCCTGGCGGAGGTCGACGACCTGCCCACCCGCACCTCCGGCAAGGTCGACCGGGACGCCCTGCCGTGGCCCCTTTCCGCGGCTCGGCCCGACGAGGACGACGCCGAACCGCTGCACGGCACCGCCGCCCGGCTGGCCCGCCTCTGGGAGGAGTTGCTCGGTACCCGGCCCACCGCCGGCTCCGACTTCGTCGCCCTCGGCGGCACCAGCCTGGCCGCCGCCCGCATGGCCTCCGCCCTGCGCGAGCACCATCCCGGCGTGTCCGTCGCCGCCCTCTACCGCCACCCCGTCCTGCGCGACATGGCCGCGCACCTCGACTCGCTCACCCCCCAGGCCGAGGTCCGGCGCGCGGTCCGGCCCCTGCGCCGCCGCACGGGCGCGGCGCAGATCCTGGTGCAGACGGCCCTGTTCGGCGTCGCCGGACTGCGCGGCCTGGTGGGCCTGGCCGCCGCCGACAACGTCCTGGGACTGCTGACGCCCCGGGCGTGGGCGCCCCACACGTCCTGGTGGCTGGTGCTGACGGGATGGCTCGTGCTGTTGAGCGCCCCCTCCCGGTTCCTGCTGGGCGCGGCCGCGGCCCGTCTGCTCACGCGGGGCGTCGCCCCCGGCTCCTACCCGCGCGGCGGCCGGGTCCACCTGCGGCTGTGGGCCGCCGAACGCACCGTGGCCTCCTTCGGCGTCCCCGCGCTGCTCGGCACGCCCTGGGCCACGTGGTACGCCCGCTCCCTGGGCTGCGTGACCGGCCGGAACGTCTCCCTGCACGCCATGCCGCCGGTCACCGGTCTCGCCGAGTTCGGTGCGGGAAGCGCTGTGGAACCGGAAGCCGACATCTCGGGCTGGTGGCTGGACGGTTCGACGCTGCACGTCGGCGCCGTGCAGATCGGCGCGAACGCCCGCGTCGGCCACCGCAGCATGCTGATGCCGGGTGCCTCCCTCGGCCCGGGAGCCGAACTCGCCGCGGGCGGCTGCCTGGACGGTCACGTCCCGGCCGGCCGGACGTGGGCCGGTTCGCCGGCCCGGCCGGCCGCCACGGGGAGCGCTCCGGCGTTCGTTCCCGCGCAGGCCGCCCGTCACACGCCCGTGCCCGGTGCCCCCCGCCGGGAGCGGGAAGGCGGCGGCCGGGCCCGTTCCCCCCACCGCCACTCCCGGCGCTGGAACCCGGCCTACGCCCTCTCCCTCGCCGTGCTGCCGCTGCTGCCGCTCGTCGCCGCCGCGCCCGCCCTCGCCGGCACCTACTACCTGGTCAAGGACTGCACGACGCTCACCTCGGCCGCGCTGTGGCTGCTCGCCGCCGTGCCTCCGTTCGCCTTCGCCACCACCGTCTGCTGGGTCCTGCTCGTCGCCCTCGTCGTCCGGGCCCTCGGCCGCGGCATCACCCCCGGCGACCACCCCGTCGACGGCGGTGTGGCCTGGCGGGTCTGGCTGGTGACCCGGCTCCTCGACGGCAGCCGCACCAGCCTGTTCCCCCTGTACGCGAGCCTGGCCACGCCCGTGTGGCTGCGCATGCTCGGCGCACGCGTCGGCCGCCGCACCGAGATCTCCACGGTCCTGCCGCTGCCGTCGCTGCTCACCGTCGAGGACGGGGCGTTCCTCGCCGACGACACGCTGGTCGCACCCTTCGAACTCAAGGCCGGCCGGATGCGACTGGGTCGCGTACGCATCGGCAGGCGCGCCTTCGTGGGCAACTCCGGCATCGTCGGGCCCGGCCGCACCGTCCCGGACGACGGACTCGTCGGTGTGCTCTCCGACGCCCCGGAACACGGCGAGCCCGGAGGTTCCTGGCTCGGCCGGCCCGCGATGCCGCTGCCGCGCGTCGCCTCGGCCGTCGACGCGGGGCGCACCTTCGAGCCGCCCCGGCGCCTCGTCCTGGCCCGCGCGGCGGTCGAGGTGTGCCGTGTCCTGCCGTTGATGTGCGCTCTCGCGCTCGCGGAGGCCGTCCTGCTCGGCGAGCAGGGCGCGCTCGACACGGGCGGCCCCGGGTTCGCCGCGCTCGTCGGCGCGCCCCTGCTGCTGACGGCCGGAGTGGCCGCCGCCCTGACGGCGACCGCGGCGAAGTGGGTGCTGGTGGGACGCTTCAAGGTCGGCGAACACCCGCTGTGGAGCTCCTTCGTGTGGCGCAACGAGCTCTACGACACCTTCGTGGAGACCCTGGCCGTGCCCTGGCTGGCGGGACCCTTCACGGGCACGCCCGTCCTCAACTGGTGGCTGCGCAGCCTCGGGGCGCGCATCGGGCGCGGGGTGTGGTGCGACACCCACTGGCTGCCGGAGACCGACCTCGTCACCCTCGGCGACGGGGCCACCGTCAACCGCGGGTGCGTCCTGCAGACCCACCTCTTCCACGACCGGATCATGCGCATGGACACCGTGCACCTCGCCGCCGGCGCCTCCCTCGGCCCGCACGGCATCGTGCTGCCGGGCACGACGGTCGGCGAACACGCCGCCATCGACCCCGCGTCCCTGGTCATGCGCGGCGAGAGCGTGCCGGCCGGAACCCACTGGGCGGGCAACCCGATAGCCGGGGCGGCGCCGGTGGGCGCGGGCCAGTGCGGGGCATGA